Proteins encoded together in one Camelina sativa cultivar DH55 chromosome 9, Cs, whole genome shotgun sequence window:
- the LOC104711346 gene encoding cytochrome P450 94B3 codes for MAFLLSFMILAFIIIIVSYLYSSSTKKAQETTTYGPPSYPLIGSILSFNKNRHRLLQWYTELLRISPSQTILVPLLGNRRTIVTTNPENVEYILKTNFFNFPKGKPFTDLLGDLLGGGIFNVDGHSWSSQRKLASHEFSTRSLRSFAFEVLKDEVENRLVTVLSAAADVGTTLDLQDVLKRFAFDVVCKVSLGWDPDCLDLTRSVNPLVEAFDTAAEISARRATEPVYAVWKVKRVLNVGSERRLKEAIKTVHVLVSQIVRAKKKSLEIGTGEEAKQDLLSRFLAAGHDGEAVRDMVISFIMAGRDTTSAAMTWLFWSLTENDDVERKILEEVDPLVSLGLGFEDLKEMNYTKACLCEAMRLYPPVSWDSKHAANDDVLPDGTRLKKGDKVTYFPYGMGRMETLWGKDSEEFKPNRWFDYEPGSTQPVLKPVSPYKFPVFQAGPRVCVGKEMAFMQMKYVVGSVLSRFEIVPVNKDRPVFVPLLTAHMAGGLKVKIKRRRHILNSV; via the coding sequence ATGGCATTTCTTCTAAGTTTTATGATACTGGCGTTTATTATAATCATCGTCTCCTATTTATATTCATCTTCAACTAAAAAAGCTCAAGAAACCACCACCTATGGACCACCATCGTATCCACTCATTGGCTCCATACTCTCCTTCAACAAGAACCGTCATCGCCTTCTCCAATGGTATACCGAACTTCTGCGTATCTCTCCGTCTCAAACCATCTTAGTTCCTCTCCTCGGCAACCGTCGTACCATCGTCACAACAAACCCCGAAAACGTCGAATACATTCTCAAAACAAACTTCTTCAACTTCCCTAAAGGTAAACCGTTTACTGATCTTCTCGGTGACCTCCTTGGTGGAGGCATATTCAACGTCGACGGTCACTCATGGAGCTCGCAGCGTAAACTTGCTAGCCACGAGTTCTCGACTCGCTCGCTTAGGAGTTTTGCTTTTGAGGTTCTTAAAGACGAAGTGGAGAACCGTCTCGTCACGGTGCTATCCGCGGCTGCTGATGTTGGGACGACCCTGGACTTGCAAGATGTTTTGAAACGTTTTGCTTTCGACGTTGTTTGTAAAGTCTCGTTGGGTTGGGATCCGGATTGTTTGGATCTGACCCGATCCGTGAATCCACTCGTGGAGGCTTTTGACACCGCGGCTGAGATTAGTGCTCGCCGTGCCACGGAGCCGGTTTACGCTGTTTGGAAAGTGAAGCGTGTGTTAAACGTGGGAAGTGAGAGGAGGTTGAAAGAAGCGATCAAGACCGTACACGTGTTGGTCTCTCAAATTGTCAGAGCTAAGAAGAAGAGTCTTGAGATCGGAACCGGAGAAGAAGCGAAGCAAGATCTTCTGTCCAGGTTTCTAGCCGCCGGCCATGACGGCGAAGCAGTGAGGGACATGGTTATTAGTTTTATCATGGCGGGAAGAGATACGACGTCAGCAGCTATGACGTGGCTGTTTTGGTCGTTGACTGAAAACGATGACGTGGAGAGGAAGATTTTAGAAGAAGTGGACCCGTTGGTgagtttagggttagggtttgaggattTGAAAGAGATGAACTACACGAAGGCGTGTCTGTGTGAAGCCATGAGACTTTACCCTCCAGTTTCGTGGGACTCTAAGCATGCCGCAAACGACGACGTTTTGCCTGATGGGACACGTCTCAAGAAAGGAGACAAAGTGACTTATTTCCCATATGGTATGGGGAGGATGGAGACGCTGTGGGGGAAGGATTCGGAAGAGTTTAAACCGAACCGGTGGTTTGATTATGAACCAGGGAGTACACAACCGGTTTTGAAACCCGTTAGTCCTTACAAATTTCCGGTTTTTCAAGCCGGTCCGAGGGTTTGTGTAGGGAAGGAGATGGCGTTTATGCAGATGAAATACGTCGTTGGTTCAGTTTTGAGTCGGTTTGAGATTGTGCCGGTTAACAAAGACCGGCCGGTTTTTGTTCCTCTTTTAACGGCTCATATGGCTGGTGGGCTCAAGGTGAAGATCAAGAGAAGACGTCACATCCTTAACAGCGTTTAA